The following coding sequences lie in one Phragmites australis chromosome 8, lpPhrAust1.1, whole genome shotgun sequence genomic window:
- the LOC133926188 gene encoding protein cornichon homolog 1 translates to MVFVWLTAFFLVVALIVLVIYQLMCLADLEFDYINPFDSSSRINKVVMPEFVLQALLSVLFLLSGHWAMFLLSVPMVYYNYTLYQRRQHLVDVTEIFNQLGREKKRRLFKIISLIVLLFLSLFWMIWSVLSEEDE, encoded by the exons ATGGTGTTCGTGTGGCTCACCGCGTTCTTCCTCGTCGTCGCGCTCATCGTGCTCGTCATCTATCAG TTGATGTGCTTGGCAGATCTGGAGTTTGACTATATCAACCCGTTTGATTCATCCTCTCGAATAAATAAAGTGGTTATGCCAGAATTTGTATTACAAGCACTTTTGAGTGTGTTGTTCCTCTTATCCGGGCACTGGGCAATGTTCTTGCTTTCTGTCCCAATGGTGTACTATAATTATACACT GTACCAACGGCGACAACATCTGGTAGATGTGACAGAAATATTTAATCAACTTGGTCGGGAAAAGAAGCGCCGTCTCTTTAAGATAATTAGTCTCATTGTTCTCCTATTCTTGTCCTTGTTCTG GATGATCTGGAGTGTATTATCGGAGGAGGACGAGTAG
- the LOC133926186 gene encoding uncharacterized protein LOC133926186 codes for MPSGSTHALALAPTTTHRGGEPEHPAHCLLLERMAPLRLAGAAGATTTSSGRRLTRLLVNVTVDRSLWPVHLVLGADATVADLVRAAVAAYVREGRRPPLPAGAGGDAADGFELHFSKYSLESLRPEEKVLDLGSRNFFLCARRSSAAACSFDRAHASP; via the exons ATGCCGAGCGGCTCCACCCACGCGCTGGCTCTGGCGCCGACGACGACGCACCGGGGAGGGGAGCCAGAGCACCCGGCCCACTGCCTCCTGCTGGAGCGCATGGCGCCGCTACGCCTGGCGGGGGCCGCGGGCGCGACGACGACGTCGTCGGGCAGGCGGCTCACGCGGCTGCTGGTGAACGTGACGGTGGACCGGAGCCTGTGGCCCGTCCACCTCGTGCTGGGCGCCGACGCCACCGTGGCCGACCTCGTccgtgccgccgtcgccgcgtaCGTGCGCGAGGGGCGCAGGCCGCCGCTccccgccggcgccggaggCGACGCGGCGGACGGGTTCGAGCTGCATTTCTCCAAGTATTCACTCGAGA GTTTGAGGCCCGAGGAGAAGGTGCTGGATCTGGGGTCTCGCAACTTCTTCCTCTGCGCGCGGAGATCTTCTGCTGCTGCCTGTTCATTTGATCGAGCACATGCGTCACCGTAG